The Cylindrospermopsis curvispora GIHE-G1 genome contains a region encoding:
- a CDS encoding caspase family protein, producing MANYWAITIGINQYELFQPLGWAQNDAEALNDLLVTELGFSEENCVLMTNSSPPRGERSSHPNRENILYLLHELETKFWQPGDYLWFFLSGYGVNYNNKDYLLPQDANPDRIWETAIPVGEIMQGFQTAGLNVLLIFDINRAFGTQADAPVGQEMLDLARELNMAIMLSCSPEQFSHESSELGHGFFTAALLEALSSAQCRSLKDLDSYLSYLTPQLCQHHWRPIQNPVIAIPECLNSMFPASELEEAWNYNSTEQLIFPQESFAQILPLAQEIQSQKSPDLNSSLPENQIAENKNQSVVTSLQSRGGGGRFIPTPPFAKDYAQLSTPQSAPLWQQFIWWGGGTIIGVIVMATIILQNHASFRLHKFSTPHDTSSNSEFSQNLTSPLLDTAKSLIRPDQASSYGDAIKMAKKIPPGQPEFDLAQAAINHWSDQILQLAKNHADQGELSQAIETAGLVPPQTSAFEDAQDAIQKWRRQKDRGDGNP from the coding sequence ATGGCAAATTACTGGGCAATTACTATTGGCATCAATCAGTATGAGTTGTTTCAACCCTTAGGTTGGGCTCAAAACGATGCAGAAGCATTAAACGATTTATTAGTGACCGAATTGGGGTTCTCAGAGGAGAATTGTGTGTTAATGACAAATTCTTCCCCACCAAGAGGAGAAAGGTCTTCTCACCCCAACCGAGAAAATATATTATATTTATTGCACGAACTGGAGACAAAATTTTGGCAACCAGGAGATTATCTCTGGTTTTTCTTGAGTGGTTATGGTGTCAATTATAACAATAAAGACTATTTATTGCCCCAGGATGCCAATCCGGACAGGATATGGGAAACTGCTATACCAGTTGGGGAAATCATGCAAGGTTTCCAGACTGCTGGGTTAAATGTCTTACTGATATTTGATATTAATCGTGCTTTTGGAACCCAAGCAGATGCTCCTGTAGGTCAGGAAATGCTCGATCTGGCTCGGGAATTAAATATGGCCATTATGCTGTCTTGCAGTCCAGAACAATTCTCTCATGAAAGCAGTGAATTAGGTCATGGTTTTTTTACTGCAGCATTATTAGAAGCTTTATCTTCCGCCCAATGTCGTAGTTTAAAAGATTTAGACTCTTATTTAAGTTATCTCACTCCACAGCTATGTCAACATCATTGGCGACCTATTCAAAATCCTGTAATTGCTATTCCTGAGTGCCTCAATTCTATGTTCCCAGCTTCAGAGTTGGAAGAAGCGTGGAATTACAATTCTACTGAACAGTTAATTTTTCCCCAGGAAAGTTTCGCCCAGATTTTACCCCTAGCTCAGGAGATCCAGTCCCAAAAGTCTCCTGATTTGAATTCCTCCTTACCGGAAAATCAAATAGCAGAAAATAAAAATCAATCTGTAGTCACCTCTTTACAGTCCCGTGGAGGTGGTGGTAGATTTATCCCTACTCCTCCCTTTGCCAAGGATTATGCTCAACTTTCCACTCCACAATCAGCTCCCCTTTGGCAACAATTTATTTGGTGGGGGGGTGGTACTATTATTGGGGTGATTGTGATGGCAACGATAATTCTACAAAATCATGCCAGTTTCCGACTGCATAAATTCTCCACGCCCCATGATACCAGCAGCAATTCGGAATTTTCCCAAAATTTAACTTCTCCTCTCTTGGATACGGCCAAGTCCCTCATTCGACCAGACCAAGCATCTAGTTATGGTGATGCCATTAAAATGGCTAAAAAAATACCACCGGGACAACCGGAGTTTGATCTGGCCCAAGCTGCTATTAATCACTGGAGCGACCAAATTTTACAACTGGCTAAAAATCATGCCGATCAGGGAGAACTTAGCCAAGCTATAGAAACTGCTGGTTTAGTACCCCCCCAAACCTCTGCTTTTGAGGATGCTCAAGATGCCATTCAAAAATGGCGTAGACAAAAGGATCGGGGGGATGGAAATCCCTAG
- the rpmF gene encoding 50S ribosomal protein L32 — protein sequence MAVPKKKTSKSKRDKRRATWRHKAAVEAKKALSLGKSILSGRSTFVYPTDEDEES from the coding sequence ATGGCCGTTCCTAAGAAGAAAACCTCTAAATCAAAACGAGACAAGCGTCGAGCTACTTGGAGACATAAAGCTGCTGTTGAGGCCAAAAAAGCTCTTTCTCTGGGTAAGTCAATTTTGTCTGGACGTTCTACTTTTGTTTATCCCACCGACGAAGACGAAGAATCCTAG
- a CDS encoding aldehyde dehydrogenase family protein produces MISIASIDPNTITTYLQTQREFFATGKTKDVNFRLAQLQKLRTLVTDNKESIIAALKGDLKKPEFESYAMEIGAIKEIDYAIKHIKKWTKPKKTGVPLEFFNYSAKILPEPLGMVLIISPWNYPLQLVISPLVGSIAAGNCTIIKPSELAPHTAKLLTQLIGEYFPPEYIRVVEGGVETSKHLLEQKFDHIFFTGGTGIGKIVMTAAAKHLTPVTLELGGKSPCIVDKEINLEHTSKRIIWGKFINAGQTCIAPDYLLVNKKIKSDLINALQQVLQEFYGDNPEVSPDFARIINKHHFHRLTELLKAGRIIVGGKINPERLYIAPTLIDNISLTDKIMEEEIFGPILPIIEYTDIQEVIEIINSKPKPLALYLFSENKKLQEQVLTNTSSGGVCINDTIIQVAVSSLPFGGVGDSGMGSYHGKAGFDTFSHYKSVLYNGFRLDLNWRYAPYLSKMSTLKKIIGG; encoded by the coding sequence ATGATTTCCATTGCTAGTATAGACCCAAATACCATAACCACCTATCTCCAAACACAAAGGGAATTCTTTGCCACGGGTAAAACTAAAGATGTTAATTTTCGCCTGGCACAACTACAAAAATTGAGAACCCTGGTGACTGATAATAAAGAGTCTATTATTGCAGCTCTAAAGGGTGATTTAAAAAAACCAGAATTTGAAAGTTATGCCATGGAAATCGGAGCTATTAAAGAAATAGATTATGCCATCAAGCACATAAAAAAATGGACTAAACCTAAAAAGACTGGAGTTCCCCTAGAATTCTTTAACTATTCGGCTAAAATATTGCCTGAACCCTTAGGAATGGTTTTAATTATTTCCCCCTGGAATTATCCATTGCAGTTGGTTATTTCCCCCTTGGTGGGATCTATCGCTGCAGGTAATTGCACCATTATTAAACCTTCTGAACTAGCACCCCATACAGCCAAACTACTAACCCAACTGATCGGCGAATATTTTCCGCCAGAATACATTAGGGTGGTAGAAGGTGGGGTGGAAACTAGCAAGCATTTACTAGAACAAAAATTTGATCACATTTTCTTCACAGGTGGTACTGGTATTGGTAAAATAGTTATGACAGCAGCAGCTAAACATCTTACACCAGTCACCCTAGAATTAGGTGGCAAAAGTCCTTGTATTGTTGACAAAGAAATTAATCTAGAACACACCAGTAAACGTATTATTTGGGGCAAGTTTATTAATGCTGGTCAGACTTGTATTGCACCTGATTATTTATTGGTAAATAAGAAAATTAAATCTGATTTAATTAATGCTCTCCAGCAAGTTCTTCAAGAATTCTATGGAGATAATCCAGAAGTTAGTCCAGATTTTGCCCGAATTATCAATAAACATCATTTCCATAGATTAACCGAACTACTTAAAGCTGGTAGAATTATTGTGGGAGGTAAAATAAACCCAGAACGCTTATATATAGCACCAACACTAATAGATAATATTTCCCTAACTGATAAAATTATGGAAGAGGAAATATTTGGACCTATTTTACCCATAATTGAATATACAGATATTCAAGAAGTAATAGAAATCATTAACTCTAAACCCAAACCTTTAGCTCTGTATCTATTCTCTGAAAATAAAAAGCTGCAAGAACAGGTTTTGACTAATACTTCGTCGGGTGGCGTATGTATCAATGACACGATTATTCAAGTAGCGGTTTCTTCTTTACCATTTGGGGGGGTTGGTGATAGCGGTATGGGTAGCTATCACGGTAAAGCAGGATTTGACACTTTTTCTCACTATAAAAGTGTTTTGTACAATGGTTTTCGCTTAGACTTAAACTGGCGCTATGCACCATATTTAAGTAAGATGTCCACCTTGAAAAAGATTATTGGAGGGTAG
- the ureC gene encoding urease subunit alpha — translation MPYKMNRRAYAETYGPTVGDKIRLADTELFIEVERDFTTYGDEVKFGGGKVIRDGMGQSPIANRDGAVDLVITNALILDWWGVVKADVGIKDGKIYKIGKAGNPYIQDNIDIIIGPGTEALAGEGMILTAGGIDTHIHFICPQQIEVAIASGITTMIGGGTGPATGTNATTCTPGPWNIYRMLQAADAFPVNLGFSGKGNTSQPQGLIEQIEAGVIGLKLHEDWGTTPATIDTCLTIADEYDIQVAIHTDTLNEAGFVEDTIAAFKHRAIHTYHTEGAGGGHAPDIIKVCGQPNVLPSSTNPTRPYTLNTLDEHLDMLMVCHHLDPSISEDVAFAESRIRRETIAAEDILHDLGGFSMISSDSQAMGRVGEVIIRTWQTAHKMKVQRGELSTSGKEADNFRAQRYIAKYTINPAITHGIADYVGSVEEGKMADLCLWNPAFFGVKPEIVIKGGMIAWAQMGDANASIPTPQPVHSRPMFGNFAGARHTTSLTFMSQISLVREVPQMLGLKKSVVAAGKTRTITKQDMKLNDWLPRIEVDPETYEVRANGELLTCEPATILPMAQRYFLF, via the coding sequence ATGCCTTATAAAATGAATCGCCGGGCTTATGCTGAAACATACGGACCCACCGTAGGAGACAAAATTAGATTGGCAGACACTGAGTTATTTATAGAGGTAGAGAGGGACTTCACTACCTATGGAGACGAGGTCAAATTTGGTGGGGGAAAAGTGATTCGGGATGGTATGGGACAATCCCCAATTGCCAATAGGGATGGTGCAGTAGATTTAGTCATTACTAACGCCCTAATTTTGGATTGGTGGGGTGTGGTTAAAGCAGACGTTGGCATTAAAGATGGGAAAATTTATAAGATTGGTAAAGCTGGAAATCCCTACATTCAAGACAACATAGACATCATTATTGGACCTGGAACTGAAGCTCTAGCTGGTGAAGGTATGATTCTCACTGCTGGTGGAATAGACACCCACATACACTTTATCTGTCCCCAACAGATTGAGGTAGCTATTGCTTCCGGGATTACGACCATGATTGGTGGAGGAACGGGACCTGCTACGGGAACAAATGCCACAACTTGTACCCCAGGACCATGGAATATTTACCGAATGCTACAAGCAGCAGATGCTTTCCCTGTCAATTTAGGGTTTTCTGGTAAGGGTAATACCAGTCAACCTCAAGGACTAATAGAACAAATAGAAGCTGGAGTAATAGGCTTAAAACTTCATGAGGACTGGGGCACTACACCCGCAACAATTGACACCTGTTTAACCATTGCCGATGAATATGATATTCAGGTAGCTATTCACACTGATACCTTAAACGAAGCTGGTTTTGTTGAAGATACCATTGCAGCATTTAAACATCGCGCCATTCATACCTACCACACAGAGGGAGCAGGGGGAGGTCACGCACCTGATATTATTAAAGTGTGTGGACAACCCAATGTGTTACCATCATCCACCAATCCCACTCGTCCTTATACTCTCAATACACTAGATGAACATTTAGATATGCTAATGGTGTGTCATCATCTAGACCCTAGCATTTCTGAAGATGTAGCATTTGCCGAATCTCGTATTAGAAGAGAGACGATCGCAGCTGAAGATATTCTGCACGATTTGGGTGGTTTTAGTATGATTTCTTCTGATTCTCAAGCTATGGGAAGGGTGGGAGAGGTAATTATTAGAACCTGGCAAACTGCCCATAAAATGAAAGTACAGCGGGGTGAACTCTCTACCTCAGGAAAAGAAGCAGATAATTTTCGCGCCCAAAGATATATAGCAAAATACACTATTAATCCTGCTATTACCCATGGGATTGCTGATTATGTTGGTTCGGTGGAAGAGGGAAAAATGGCGGATCTATGTTTATGGAACCCAGCTTTTTTCGGTGTGAAACCGGAAATAGTAATTAAGGGGGGAATGATTGCTTGGGCCCAAATGGGTGATGCCAATGCCAGTATTCCCACACCTCAACCTGTTCATAGCCGCCCTATGTTTGGTAATTTTGCTGGTGCTCGTCACACAACATCACTAACTTTCATGTCTCAGATAAGTTTAGTCAGAGAAGTTCCCCAAATGTTAGGACTGAAGAAATCAGTGGTTGCTGCTGGCAAAACTAGAACAATTACTAAACAGGATATGAAACTAAATGATTGGTTACCGCGCATTGAAGTTGATCCAGAAACCTACGAAGTGAGAGCAAATGGAGAATTATTAACTTGTGAACCAGCTACAATCTTACCAATGGCACAAAGATATTTTTTGTTTTAA
- a CDS encoding urease subunit beta, whose product MIPGEIITLPGDIELNASRSTINLIVANTGDRPIQIGSHFHFYEVNSSLKFDREKARGMRLDIPAGTAVRFEPGDEKEITLVPLVGRREIYGFNGKINGKL is encoded by the coding sequence ATGATTCCAGGAGAAATTATCACCTTACCAGGTGACATAGAACTAAACGCTAGTCGCAGCACCATTAACCTTATAGTAGCCAATACAGGAGATAGACCTATCCAAATTGGTTCACACTTTCACTTTTATGAAGTTAATAGCTCCCTGAAATTTGACAGAGAAAAAGCACGGGGAATGAGATTAGATATCCCCGCAGGAACAGCAGTCAGATTTGAACCTGGAGATGAGAAAGAAATTACCCTAGTTCCCCTAGTGGGGAGAAGGGAAATCTATGGGTTCAACGGTAAAATCAACGGTAAGTTATAA
- the ureA gene encoding urease subunit gamma, whose protein sequence is MQLTPQEKDKLLIFTAALVAERRKNRGLKLNYPESIALISASILEGARDGHTVAQLMSYGTTLLTKDDVMEGVAEMIHEVQVEATFPDGTKLVTVHNPIR, encoded by the coding sequence ATGCAACTAACACCCCAGGAAAAAGACAAGTTATTAATATTCACAGCTGCTTTAGTAGCTGAAAGAAGAAAAAATCGAGGATTGAAGTTAAATTATCCCGAGTCCATAGCCCTGATTTCCGCCTCCATTCTTGAGGGAGCAAGGGATGGACACACAGTAGCACAACTAATGAGTTATGGCACAACCCTACTAACAAAAGACGACGTAATGGAGGGTGTAGCGGAAATGATTCATGAAGTGCAAGTAGAAGCTACATTTCCCGATGGCACAAAATTAGTAACCGTTCACAATCCCATTCGATAG
- a CDS encoding urease accessory protein UreD: MDNQENSWHGKLELVYAQRQNSTQLMFSHNQAPLKVQRPFYPEGEKICHSVILHTAGGVVAGDRLSSKIHLQSETDVLITTAAANKIYRSNGLYAKQTVSIQIDRGSCLEYLPQETIVFNGGKYRQDVRIELGEGGSFIGWEISRLGRTARGEKFVEGEILSHTEIWQGEVPLWIDRQYIPGGVEAFYNPHSLKGNPVIGSFVCVGLPISEERIEKSRSGIANGWDAGVTRLEQGMLCRYRGSSTSWVRNWFTNVWQDLRQSLLNRGNCIPRVWQITRR, translated from the coding sequence ATGGATAATCAGGAAAATAGTTGGCATGGAAAACTCGAGTTAGTCTATGCTCAACGTCAAAACTCCACCCAATTAATGTTCAGTCACAATCAAGCACCCTTAAAAGTACAACGCCCCTTTTATCCAGAAGGTGAAAAAATATGTCACAGTGTGATTTTGCATACCGCTGGAGGTGTGGTAGCAGGCGATCGCCTGAGTTCAAAAATTCACTTACAATCGGAGACGGACGTACTAATAACCACAGCAGCTGCCAATAAAATCTATCGGAGCAATGGGTTGTATGCTAAACAAACAGTAAGTATCCAAATAGATAGGGGATCATGTTTAGAATACCTACCTCAAGAGACAATAGTATTTAATGGTGGGAAATATAGACAAGACGTGCGCATAGAATTAGGAGAAGGGGGTAGTTTTATAGGGTGGGAAATCAGTAGATTGGGGAGAACAGCAAGAGGGGAAAAATTCGTGGAAGGGGAAATCCTATCCCATACAGAAATATGGCAAGGGGAAGTACCACTATGGATAGACAGACAATATATACCCGGTGGTGTAGAAGCATTTTACAACCCTCATAGTTTAAAAGGGAACCCGGTAATTGGCAGTTTTGTCTGTGTTGGTTTACCCATATCCGAGGAAAGGATAGAAAAGTCCCGTTCTGGGATTGCTAATGGGTGGGATGCTGGTGTGACCAGGTTAGAACAGGGAATGTTGTGTAGATATCGTGGTAGTTCTACATCCTGGGTAAGAAATTGGTTTACAAATGTTTGGCAGGATTTGCGACAATCTTTGTTAAACCGTGGTAATTGTATTCCTAGAGTCTGGCAAATTACCAGGAGGTAA
- a CDS encoding ParA family protein, protein MTAKVISICNLKGGVGKTTLVMTLAEYLAGDTIYDKRVLLIDLDPQTNLTSAMMSEDVWEWEYDQKGLTLPFLLKNVDYFLEKPHSTRFIVQDHVSNVRNKNSFNCLHLIPSSPRLFDVQEYLPANAVAILHNILTPLKEQYDYVLIDCPPSINNVIKSAFYASDFCLIPCVPSRMSIHGLELLLEKLRLFKKEYDHHITPMGTIISRYNGTNSQTHNLNFITVNPLLPPTFTIKIPERSKIAEGLDFDQQLTYKQKYGDVHETMIALAKEFMYRVDNSTVFQSVIA, encoded by the coding sequence ATGACTGCCAAAGTAATTAGTATCTGTAACCTCAAAGGTGGAGTGGGTAAAACCACTCTAGTAATGACCTTAGCAGAATATTTAGCAGGTGACACCATATATGACAAACGGGTGCTTCTGATTGACTTGGATCCTCAAACTAATCTCACTAGTGCTATGATGTCGGAAGATGTATGGGAGTGGGAATATGACCAAAAGGGTTTAACTCTACCTTTCTTACTGAAAAATGTCGATTACTTCCTGGAAAAACCCCATAGTACAAGGTTCATTGTTCAAGACCACGTTTCTAATGTCAGAAATAAAAACTCTTTTAACTGTCTGCATTTAATTCCTAGCAGTCCCAGACTATTTGATGTTCAAGAGTACTTACCAGCTAATGCTGTAGCTATTTTACATAACATTCTTACACCCTTAAAAGAACAATATGACTATGTTCTCATTGATTGTCCACCTAGCATCAACAATGTGATCAAAAGTGCCTTCTACGCTAGTGATTTTTGTTTAATCCCCTGTGTACCCAGTCGCATGTCAATTCATGGTCTGGAATTACTCCTGGAAAAACTCAGACTATTTAAAAAAGAATATGACCATCATATTACTCCTATGGGTACCATCATCTCCCGCTATAATGGTACTAATTCTCAAACACACAATTTGAATTTTATTACTGTTAATCCTCTATTACCTCCCACTTTTACGATCAAAATTCCAGAAAGATCGAAAATAGCTGAAGGATTGGATTTTGACCAGCAGTTAACCTATAAACAAAAATATGGTGATGTCCATGAAACCATGATAGCGCTAGCTAAAGAGTTTATGTACAGAGTGGATAACAGCACTGTTTTTCAATCAGTGATTGCCTAA